The Siphonobacter curvatus genome includes a window with the following:
- a CDS encoding helix-turn-helix domain-containing protein translates to MATIETLEDFYQTKFNEQPPNLQQNLGHFNVFRLEDCHGPHGAPVKYTRRDFYKISLIRGKNVFHYADKSLEVEGPTLMFFNPKVPYTWESRSEDYTGFFCIFKDAFFTEKMRDPLSEMPMFASGGKPAFILPEAQEQQVSALFEKMLAEMQSDYRFKYDLLRNYVIELIHVALKVQPSQTLYQHPDANARITAIFSELLERQFPIETPSQRFKLRSAKDFAEHLSVHVNHLNRAIRQTTGKTTTDHITERLTSEAKALLKHTNWNIAEISYCLGFEEPSHFNNFFKKHVSLTPSAYRYL, encoded by the coding sequence ATGGCAACGATTGAAACCTTAGAAGATTTTTATCAAACTAAATTCAATGAGCAGCCCCCCAATCTTCAACAGAATTTGGGGCATTTCAACGTATTTCGGCTGGAAGACTGCCATGGCCCGCACGGTGCCCCGGTGAAATACACCCGTCGGGATTTCTACAAAATCAGTCTGATTCGGGGAAAGAACGTCTTTCACTACGCCGATAAAAGTCTGGAAGTAGAAGGGCCGACCCTTATGTTTTTTAATCCCAAGGTACCTTACACTTGGGAGTCGCGTTCGGAAGATTATACGGGCTTTTTCTGCATTTTCAAGGATGCTTTTTTCACGGAAAAAATGCGGGACCCTTTATCCGAAATGCCCATGTTCGCCAGCGGCGGTAAACCGGCTTTCATTTTGCCGGAAGCTCAGGAACAGCAGGTGAGTGCTTTATTCGAAAAAATGCTCGCTGAAATGCAGTCGGACTACCGGTTTAAATACGATCTGCTTCGCAATTACGTCATCGAGCTGATTCACGTAGCTTTAAAAGTCCAGCCCTCGCAAACGCTCTACCAGCATCCGGATGCGAATGCCCGCATTACGGCGATTTTCTCTGAGTTATTGGAAAGACAGTTCCCCATTGAAACGCCTTCACAACGATTCAAGCTGCGGTCGGCCAAGGATTTTGCTGAGCACTTATCCGTACACGTTAACCACCTCAATCGAGCCATTCGGCAAACGACGGGTAAAACGACGACCGATCACATTACCGAACGACTGACCAGCGAAGCCAAAGCCCTGCTTAAACATACCAACTGGAATATTGCCGAAATCAGTTATTGCCTGGGTTTTGAGGAACCTTCACACTTTAATAACTTCTTCAAAAAACACGTATCCTTAACGCCTTCAGCGTACCGTTATCTCTAA
- a CDS encoding oxidoreductase produces the protein MKKVWFITGSSRGLGRQLTEAVLAQGDRVAATARQPESLQALKNQYPDQLELLTLDVTNPEQIQAAVTLTVERLGRIDVLVNNAGFGIIGAAEAFTEEQVRSQLETNLYAPIAITRAVLPVMRKQRSGRILQISSVGGRVGAAGLTMYQAAKFGLGGFTEALVNEVVPLGIQVTSVEPGGFRTDWAGASMTYATPVEGYETSVGQRAEYFASGQYIPMGDPAKAAQVLIDVVNHPEPPIHLILGSEAASILQEADARRKTEFEAWLPVSVSTDHDDSDNFLDSELGQTYLKGKA, from the coding sequence ATGAAAAAGGTTTGGTTCATTACCGGAAGTTCCCGTGGTTTAGGCCGTCAGTTAACCGAAGCCGTACTGGCTCAGGGCGATCGAGTAGCCGCTACGGCTCGTCAACCCGAATCCTTGCAGGCTCTCAAAAATCAGTATCCCGATCAACTGGAACTCCTCACGCTGGACGTTACGAACCCGGAACAAATTCAGGCCGCCGTAACGCTTACCGTAGAACGATTGGGTCGCATCGACGTACTAGTCAATAATGCAGGGTTTGGGATTATCGGTGCCGCCGAAGCGTTCACGGAAGAGCAGGTACGTAGCCAGCTCGAAACGAATTTGTACGCTCCCATTGCTATTACGCGGGCCGTACTACCCGTGATGCGGAAGCAACGCAGTGGCCGCATTCTGCAAATTAGCTCCGTAGGAGGTCGCGTGGGTGCCGCTGGGTTGACTATGTATCAGGCCGCTAAGTTTGGACTGGGTGGTTTTACCGAAGCCCTCGTCAATGAAGTGGTTCCGCTCGGGATACAAGTGACGTCCGTTGAACCCGGTGGTTTCCGTACCGATTGGGCCGGAGCTTCCATGACTTACGCCACCCCGGTTGAAGGATATGAAACCAGCGTGGGCCAGCGTGCCGAGTATTTCGCCAGCGGTCAATACATTCCCATGGGCGATCCGGCCAAAGCGGCTCAGGTCCTGATTGATGTGGTCAACCATCCGGAACCTCCGATTCATTTAATTCTGGGAAGTGAAGCCGCTAGCATTTTACAGGAAGCTGACGCCCGCCGAAAGACTGAGTTTGAAGCTTGGCTACCCGTTTCCGTTTCCACGGATCACGACGATTCAGACAATTTTCTGGATAGCGAACTGGGCCAGACTTATCTCAAAGGGAAGGCGTGA
- a CDS encoding transcriptional repressor, translated as MMYNINNRIDTYCIERGIRKSIKRNQVATVLERIHESMDAEQVWLLLKKNHFQISIGAVYQALNWLVEHGFVEKHIQADRKFIYYLTTKESELS; from the coding sequence ATGATGTACAACATTAATAATCGGATTGACACGTACTGCATAGAACGGGGCATTCGGAAGTCCATTAAACGAAATCAGGTAGCCACAGTACTCGAGCGTATCCACGAAAGCATGGATGCCGAACAGGTTTGGTTACTACTTAAGAAGAATCACTTTCAGATCAGCATTGGTGCCGTTTATCAGGCCCTGAATTGGCTGGTCGAGCATGGCTTTGTCGAAAAACATATCCAGGCTGATCGTAAGTTTATTTATTATCTCACCACTAAAGAATCAGAGCTTTCTTGA
- a CDS encoding DUF4198 domain-containing protein produces MKVKATLLSLALFLSISSAFAHALWLQTPAIGKKGQAQTVKISYAEPGETPEKVADWYSDVKEFSLWLIAPDQTKTKLSVSPANDHFTATFTPTQDGVYTLAVGHEAKDLGGTTKYQFNATATVTVGKASGKSATPNELNVALAQDKSFKVGKPVSLESVFKNTPSEKIYISVHSPSGWSRQVVTNAQGVAEFTPLWPGTYYVEGSKTEKEQGQLQGKEYKSVWRCATLTFDVAP; encoded by the coding sequence ATGAAAGTAAAAGCTACTTTGTTATCGCTGGCTCTGTTTTTGAGCATCAGTAGTGCCTTCGCCCACGCCCTTTGGTTGCAAACGCCCGCTATCGGCAAAAAAGGACAGGCTCAAACCGTCAAAATTAGCTACGCCGAACCGGGTGAAACGCCGGAAAAAGTTGCCGACTGGTATTCTGACGTAAAGGAATTTAGCCTTTGGCTGATTGCTCCCGATCAGACCAAGACCAAACTTTCGGTAAGTCCGGCTAATGACCATTTTACGGCTACGTTCACGCCAACGCAGGATGGCGTGTACACGCTGGCTGTTGGACACGAAGCTAAAGACTTGGGTGGTACGACCAAGTATCAGTTCAATGCAACGGCTACCGTTACGGTGGGTAAAGCAAGCGGCAAATCCGCCACTCCCAATGAACTCAATGTCGCGTTGGCTCAAGACAAGTCTTTCAAAGTAGGAAAGCCGGTTTCACTCGAAAGTGTATTTAAAAATACGCCTTCTGAAAAAATCTATATCTCCGTTCACTCACCCAGTGGTTGGAGCCGTCAGGTCGTTACGAACGCTCAGGGTGTAGCCGAGTTCACGCCGCTATGGCCGGGTACGTACTACGTGGAAGGCTCTAAAACGGAAAAAGAACAGGGTCAGCTTCAGGGAAAAGAGTACAAATCGGTTTGGCGTTGTGCTACGTTAACCTTCGATGTTGCTCCCTAG
- a CDS encoding SGNH/GDSL hydrolase family protein, whose translation MIWYEEEVKQLKQRINPAQLNRTVFYGSSSIRLWSTLAQDFPDTPVLNLGFGGSTLAACSWYFEEIVVPSKPRAIVFYAGDNDLGDQRHPEEVYLFFCTLVERMKKNLPDVPLVYVSIKPSLARWDLIEKIKHTNALIAEKIKLTPGFTYLDITHAMLGANHRPRPELFEADGLHLSPAGYQVWTKLLRPHVEKF comes from the coding sequence ATGATCTGGTACGAAGAAGAAGTAAAACAATTAAAACAACGAATTAACCCGGCTCAACTAAACCGTACTGTCTTTTACGGTAGTTCCTCCATTCGTTTATGGTCAACACTGGCTCAGGATTTTCCTGATACGCCCGTACTCAATCTCGGCTTCGGTGGCTCGACCCTGGCCGCCTGCTCGTGGTACTTTGAAGAGATCGTGGTGCCGAGTAAGCCTCGGGCGATCGTTTTTTACGCGGGCGACAATGACCTTGGTGATCAAAGACATCCCGAAGAGGTGTACCTGTTCTTTTGTACGCTGGTCGAACGTATGAAAAAGAATTTACCCGATGTTCCGCTCGTGTATGTATCCATCAAGCCAAGTCTGGCCCGCTGGGATTTGATTGAAAAAATCAAACATACGAACGCACTCATTGCCGAAAAAATCAAGCTGACGCCCGGATTTACGTATTTGGATATAACGCATGCCATGCTGGGAGCGAACCACCGACCCCGACCCGAACTATTCGAAGCGGACGGTTTACACCTTAGCCCGGCGGGTTATCAGGTCTGGACGAAGCTACTGCGGCCTCACGTAGAGAAATTTTAA
- a CDS encoding esterase family protein, which translates to MLRNPHGWYSPVLERHMDLLVYGHAGARVLIFPTRRGRFYEYEKLGLVEALRDKIEQGWLQLICVDSIDAESLYSESIPPAERIQRHIAYEAYILQEVLPFSEKLNPGSFLISHGCSFGAFHAVNIALRHPEQFGKVVAFSGRYNLAVPTSEFRGLFDDYYDENIYYHTPNHFLPNLHDEQLLAKIRQLEFVIVIGSDDPFLESNFQLERDLTHKGIAHEFYVWEGRAHQADAWQKMVDIYL; encoded by the coding sequence ATGCTTCGTAACCCACACGGCTGGTACAGTCCAGTGCTTGAGCGACACATGGATTTACTCGTCTACGGCCACGCAGGGGCTCGCGTTTTGATCTTTCCAACCCGTCGGGGTCGGTTTTACGAATACGAGAAACTGGGTCTGGTCGAGGCTCTTCGGGATAAAATCGAACAAGGGTGGCTACAACTCATCTGCGTCGATTCGATTGACGCCGAAAGCCTGTACAGCGAGAGTATTCCACCCGCCGAGCGTATTCAGCGGCACATTGCCTACGAAGCGTACATCTTACAGGAAGTACTGCCTTTTTCGGAGAAACTGAATCCGGGTTCTTTTCTGATTTCCCACGGTTGTAGTTTCGGAGCTTTTCACGCCGTGAATATTGCCCTGCGGCATCCCGAGCAATTTGGTAAAGTGGTGGCCTTCAGTGGCCGCTACAACCTAGCGGTTCCTACCTCCGAGTTCCGTGGACTATTCGACGATTACTACGACGAAAACATCTATTACCACACGCCTAATCACTTTCTACCTAACCTGCACGACGAGCAGTTGCTAGCCAAAATTCGCCAGCTGGAATTTGTCATCGTCATTGGTAGCGACGATCCCTTCCTGGAAAGTAATTTCCAGCTCGAACGCGATCTGACACACAAAGGCATTGCTCACGAATTCTACGTTTGGGAGGGCCGGGCTCACCAGGCCGATGCCTGGCAAAAGATGGTAGATATCTATCTGTAA
- a CDS encoding helix-turn-helix domain-containing protein yields the protein MRTHVRSKFFDSAMSEVPPNSRIIYSCYYNISRDGEQFIPEHVFSYQISGSLTVNDGLQVYEFKPGDFRFSRRNQLAKFVKHPPVGGEFTSISVFLDQKTLVNLSQEYGYTAQKRHLPAPAVIPLSPHPLYQGYMDSLMPYVPLSGTTDDPLFALKVKEAVLLLLRTEPELKDILFDFAEPGKLDLEEFMMQHYQFNVSLNRFAYLSGRSLATFKRDFEKIFHLSPHRWLLNKRLQDAYFLIKEKGRKPSEVYLEVGFEDLSHFSFAFKKAFGQAPSLV from the coding sequence TTGCGTACACACGTACGCAGCAAGTTTTTTGATTCAGCCATGTCCGAAGTGCCACCCAATTCCCGCATTATCTATTCCTGCTACTACAACATCAGTAGGGACGGGGAGCAGTTTATCCCCGAACACGTATTCAGCTATCAGATTTCCGGTTCGCTGACGGTCAATGATGGCTTGCAGGTGTACGAGTTTAAGCCCGGCGATTTCCGTTTCAGTCGCCGTAATCAGTTGGCGAAATTCGTGAAGCATCCGCCCGTAGGAGGGGAGTTCACTTCCATTTCTGTTTTCCTCGACCAAAAAACGTTAGTAAACCTAAGTCAGGAATACGGGTATACCGCTCAGAAACGGCACCTGCCAGCTCCAGCGGTCATTCCTCTATCGCCGCACCCGCTGTACCAGGGATACATGGATTCCCTGATGCCCTATGTACCCTTGTCCGGAACTACGGACGATCCACTGTTTGCTTTAAAAGTAAAAGAAGCGGTGCTGCTGCTATTGCGTACTGAACCTGAGTTAAAGGACATTCTGTTCGATTTCGCCGAACCGGGTAAGCTCGATCTGGAAGAGTTTATGATGCAGCATTACCAGTTTAATGTCAGTCTGAATCGATTTGCGTATTTGAGTGGCCGTAGTCTGGCTACATTCAAACGCGATTTTGAGAAAATTTTTCATCTGTCGCCGCATCGCTGGCTCTTAAATAAACGCTTGCAGGATGCTTATTTCCTGATTAAAGAAAAAGGACGAAAACCATCGGAGGTTTACCTGGAAGTGGGCTTTGAAGATCTGTCGCATTTTTCCTTCGCTTTTAAAAAAGCCTTTGGTCAGGCCCCTTCGTTAGTATAA